Genomic window (Deltaproteobacteria bacterium):
TTCAACACGTGGCCGAACAAGGGGGGAAAATGAGGGAATGGTTTTTTTTGATTACGGCAATTGTTTTCGAGGTATTTGCCACCTCCACACTCAAATCCACAGAGGGGTTCTCCCGCCTGTGGCCGACTGCCTGTGTCGTAACCGGGTACACGTTGTCGTTTTATTTTTTGTCCCGCTGCCTGGAAATCATTCCGGTGGGCGTCGCTTACGCGATCTGGTCCGGCCTGGGTACGATCCTCATCGTTCTCGCTGCCTGGCTTTTTCTGGGGCAGCGTCTGGACACGGCCGCCGTTTCCGGTATTTTTCTGATCGTCGCAGGGGTCCTCGTCTTAAACCTGTTCTCTGAATCTATTGTGCATTGACGGGCACAGGGTCGGGCGCAGAGGAAATTCACCGAACGCAGCGATTCCTCCTGTTATCCCTTTTCAGTTTATGATATCAGGACATGCACTGTGAACCGCGTTTTGTCCTTTCTGCCGCACATGAAGTCCCGGATCCTTTCAGACAAGGGCTTTCCCCGCACAAAGCGACACAAACCGATCCGCAGCCTCTTCCTGTCCATGGGCAGGTTGATTTGGCGTGCCACAAAAGATTCAGAAAGGACATCAGTATCTGCATGAAAACAAGAAAAATCATTTTCATCTTTCTGGTTTGGGGGATATTTCTCAGCGGCTGCCACAGAGGTCCCATCCTGATGGAGAATATACCGAAGATACCCCAGCCCGAGCAGGCGGATTACTCAAAACCCCTTCCCCCGGGCGAACTTGCCCTACGGAAAATCACCGATCCGGCTGAAATACCGGATTTTACCGACGCCTGCCATGACCTGGCGAACTTGAAGAACTCAATCAGTAACAGTCTCAATTACCTGAAGAAACCTTCAAGCAGACGGCATTATCCCTATGGAAAGATTAGCCACCAACAAGTGGTGGAAAGCCTGGAGGCTTTCAGAGACATGATCAATGCCGGGTACGGGGAGGCCGAACTCAATTCGCTCATTCGCGAACGATTCGACGTTTACACATCTGTAGGCTGCGATGACAGGGGAACGGTGCTTTTCACCGGCTACTATACCCCGGAATTCGAAGGTTCGCGCCATGCGGATGAGCGTTTTAAATACCCCCTTTACAGTCAGCCCGATGACCTGGTGAAAGATGACGAAGGCAATACGCTTGGCCGTCGTACCGTTGACGGGCTTGTTCCTTATCCGTCCAGAGGTGAAATGGAAAACGCCGGCATGCTGAAGGGAAAAGAGATCATGTGGCTCGCCGATCCCTTTGAGGTCTACCTTGTGCAGGTACAGGGGTCG
Coding sequences:
- a CDS encoding murein transglycosylase, with product MKTRKIIFIFLVWGIFLSGCHRGPILMENIPKIPQPEQADYSKPLPPGELALRKITDPAEIPDFTDACHDLANLKNSISNSLNYLKKPSSRRHYPYGKISHQQVVESLEAFRDMINAGYGEAELNSLIRERFDVYTSVGCDDRGTVLFTGYYTPEFEGSRHADERFKYPLYSQPDDLVKDDEGNTLGRRTVDGLVPYPSRGEMENAGMLKGKEIMWLADPFEVYLVQVQGSAKIRQPDGSRVGIAYAASNGHEYRSIGQLMIRDSKIAKERVSLSTIRDYFRSNPEELPHYINQNPRFIFFRMEDGEPRGSINEPVIALRSIATDKSVYPRAALAFLDTVLPKAQGDNVVQALYTGFALDQDTGGAIRAPGRCDVYMGEGETAGRLAGQAYREGRLYYLFLKSEY
- a CDS encoding multidrug efflux SMR transporter; translated protein: MREWFFLITAIVFEVFATSTLKSTEGFSRLWPTACVVTGYTLSFYFLSRCLEIIPVGVAYAIWSGLGTILIVLAAWLFLGQRLDTAAVSGIFLIVAGVLVLNLFSESIVH